In the Deinococcus budaensis genome, one interval contains:
- a CDS encoding isocitrate/isopropylmalate dehydrogenase family protein — translation MAKYRICLIEGDGIGHEVIPAARRVLEAAGLDAEYVTAEAGYEYFLDHGTSVPPQTYGAVESTDATLFGAATSPSGEKPDGFFGAIRHLRKKYNLYANVRPTRTRPVPGAYENVDLVIVRENTQGLYVEQERRYGDTAIADTVITKDASERIGRFAVDLALKRRGKLTVVHKANVLPVTQGLFMDTVLAQTQGQEGLNTGTMIVDNAAMQLVRNPGQFDVMVMTNMFGDILSDLAAGLVGGLGIAASGNIGDKFGIFESVHGSAPDIAGQGISNPTATILAAVLMLDHLGAHDTARRIDDAVNTVLAEGPRTRDLGGTAGTKEFTDAVIARLK, via the coding sequence ATGGCGAAGTACCGCATCTGTTTGATCGAGGGAGACGGCATCGGCCACGAGGTCATCCCCGCCGCCCGCCGCGTGCTGGAAGCCGCTGGCCTGGACGCCGAATACGTGACCGCCGAGGCCGGGTACGAGTATTTCCTCGACCACGGCACCTCCGTGCCCCCCCAGACCTACGGGGCCGTCGAGAGCACCGACGCGACCCTCTTCGGCGCCGCGACCAGCCCCAGCGGCGAGAAGCCCGACGGCTTTTTCGGCGCGATCCGTCACCTCCGCAAGAAGTACAACCTGTACGCCAACGTGCGCCCCACCCGCACCCGACCGGTCCCCGGCGCCTACGAGAACGTGGACCTAGTGATCGTGCGCGAGAACACCCAGGGCCTCTACGTCGAGCAGGAGCGCCGCTACGGCGACACCGCGATTGCCGACACGGTGATCACCAAAGACGCCAGCGAGCGCATCGGCCGCTTTGCGGTGGACCTCGCCCTCAAGCGGCGGGGGAAACTCACGGTGGTCCACAAGGCCAACGTGCTGCCCGTGACCCAGGGCCTGTTTATGGACACCGTGCTGGCGCAGACCCAGGGCCAAGAGGGCCTGAACACGGGCACCATGATCGTGGACAACGCGGCGATGCAGCTGGTCCGCAACCCGGGGCAGTTCGACGTGATGGTGATGACGAACATGTTCGGCGACATCCTCTCCGACCTCGCCGCCGGGCTGGTGGGTGGGCTGGGGATCGCCGCCAGCGGCAACATCGGGGACAAGTTCGGCATCTTCGAGAGCGTCCACGGCTCGGCGCCCGACATCGCCGGACAGGGGATCTCCAACCCCACCGCGACCATCCTGGCCGCCGTGCTGATGCTCGACCACCTGGGCGCCCACGACACCGCCCGCCGCATCGACGACGCGGTGAACACGGTGCTGGCCGAAGGCCCGCGCACCCGCGACCTGGGCGGCACCGCCGGCACAAAGGAATTTACCGACGCCGTGATCGCCCGCTTGAAGTAA
- a CDS encoding phospho-N-acetylmuramoyl-pentapeptide-transferase encodes MMVLCALLSWFLVGLFIRASKARGWGQPIRQDGPQTHLKKEGTPTAGGVAFVLALALVFFPLYLTGRAGGERELLIMLAALAMGVIGGLDDLFKIRSRMLGRGKKELLAREKFPLQFLVGLAFAYFAAPLASHELLPGLGRVPDTILLTLVMVGAVNAFNFTDGLDGLLAGVAIIVLLPLLAVSPVSALLVAALLGFLWFNAHPARVFMGDMGSHAIGAVAAGAYVLYADVWLLPLAAIIPVAAVLSVVLQVVSFRTRGKRIFRMSPIQHHFELSGWPETHVTTRFWVITAVATAAVWWLLGGRP; translated from the coding sequence ATGATGGTCCTGTGCGCGCTGCTGTCGTGGTTTCTGGTGGGCCTCTTTATCCGGGCGAGCAAGGCGCGGGGGTGGGGGCAACCGATCCGGCAAGACGGCCCGCAGACCCACCTGAAAAAGGAGGGCACCCCCACGGCGGGCGGCGTGGCCTTTGTGCTGGCGCTGGCGCTGGTGTTTTTTCCGCTGTACCTGACGGGCCGCGCCGGGGGCGAGCGCGAGTTGCTGATCATGCTCGCGGCGCTGGCGATGGGCGTGATCGGCGGGCTGGACGACCTGTTCAAGATTCGCTCGCGGATGCTGGGCCGGGGCAAAAAGGAGTTGCTGGCCCGCGAGAAGTTCCCGCTGCAATTCCTGGTCGGGCTGGCCTTCGCGTACTTCGCCGCGCCGCTGGCGAGCCACGAGCTGCTGCCGGGCCTGGGCCGGGTGCCCGACACCATCCTGCTCACGCTGGTGATGGTGGGGGCGGTGAACGCCTTTAACTTCACCGACGGGCTGGACGGCCTGCTGGCGGGCGTGGCGATCATCGTGCTGCTGCCGCTGCTGGCGGTTTCGCCCGTCTCGGCGTTGCTGGTGGCCGCGCTGCTGGGCTTCTTGTGGTTCAACGCGCACCCGGCGCGGGTCTTCATGGGCGACATGGGCAGCCACGCCATCGGGGCGGTCGCGGCGGGCGCCTACGTGCTGTACGCCGACGTGTGGCTGCTGCCGCTCGCCGCGATTATCCCGGTAGCCGCCGTGCTGAGCGTGGTCTTGCAGGTCGTGTCTTTCCGCACCCGTGGCAAGCGCATCTTCCGCATGAGTCCCATTCAGCACCACTTCGAGCTGAGCGGCTGGCCCGAGACCCATGTCACCACCCGCTTCTGGGTGATCACGGCGGTGGCGACGGCGGCGGTGTGGTGGCTGCTGGGGGGCAGGCCCTAG
- a CDS encoding class I SAM-dependent methyltransferase — MKLPDLPALLARRAHLPGEGTTVYRAAHTTETGGVFALDLAGDAAVLSLYADLSREEETRLAAACGALPGVAGVYLKRRPPEARHLANVAREQLSPPDPVWGEARPEVVALEGGVPFLLRPGADLSTGLFSDARPLRAWVREHTPPGGRVLNTFAYTCGFGLNAALAGAGTVKNVDLSRKVLAWGQQNYALSGLAAPDDDFLYGDVFEWLARLARRGDRFELVVLDPPSFARGRGGVWRAEQDYARLSALAAGVTVPGGQLLAVTNHAGLTGAALERMVAAGLVKAGRRGRPTARLGAGADYPGATHLKAQVWTLD; from the coding sequence GTGAAGCTCCCCGACCTCCCCGCCCTGCTGGCCCGCCGCGCGCACCTGCCCGGCGAGGGCACGACCGTGTACCGCGCCGCGCACACCACCGAGACGGGCGGCGTGTTCGCGCTCGACCTGGCCGGGGACGCGGCGGTGCTCAGCCTCTACGCCGACCTGTCACGGGAGGAGGAGACGCGGCTGGCGGCAGCGTGTGGGGCGCTGCCGGGGGTGGCGGGCGTGTACCTCAAGCGGCGACCCCCAGAGGCGCGGCATCTGGCGAACGTGGCGCGGGAGCAGCTCTCGCCGCCGGACCCCGTCTGGGGCGAGGCGCGGCCCGAGGTCGTGGCGCTGGAGGGCGGCGTGCCCTTCCTGCTGCGGCCCGGCGCCGACCTCAGCACCGGCCTGTTCAGCGACGCGCGGCCCCTGCGCGCCTGGGTCCGGGAGCACACGCCGCCGGGCGGGCGGGTGCTGAACACCTTCGCGTACACCTGCGGCTTCGGCCTGAACGCCGCGCTGGCGGGCGCGGGCACCGTGAAGAACGTGGACCTCTCACGCAAGGTGCTGGCCTGGGGGCAGCAGAACTACGCGCTGAGCGGGCTGGCAGCGCCGGACGACGATTTTCTGTACGGCGACGTGTTCGAGTGGCTGGCGCGGCTGGCGCGGCGGGGTGACCGCTTCGAGCTGGTGGTCCTCGATCCGCCCAGCTTCGCGCGGGGACGGGGGGGCGTGTGGCGCGCGGAGCAGGATTACGCCCGGCTGTCGGCCCTGGCGGCGGGCGTGACGGTCCCCGGCGGCCAGCTGCTCGCGGTGACCAACCACGCGGGGCTGACGGGCGCGGCCCTGGAACGGATGGTCGCGGCCGGGCTGGTGAAGGCCGGGCGGCGGGGGCGCCCCACGGCGCGGCTGGGCGCGGGCGCGGATTATCCCGGCGCCACGCACCTCAAAGCGCAGGTCTGGACGCTGGACTGA
- a CDS encoding monothiol bacilliredoxin BrxC family protein — MTHSTPSQPTPPQQAEPQQVLVALTTPEDVDSFLTAYPLAAVFKAGTCHKTMQGFGVLETFLQRHDLPVGFIRVVDWRPASNHVAERTGIQHHSPQLILFRDGQPQFEVNNWDITPEALAPVFEAQVPRRSAEGTVATDDNVEPYRQLMRAYLDGQLSEWAFQDQYVTLFRDDASLRSQREFEALSRLFGDPDAYHGGLHQLGAPQERGDLRARVQALLADLG; from the coding sequence ATGACCCACTCCACGCCGTCCCAGCCCACGCCGCCCCAGCAGGCCGAGCCGCAGCAGGTGCTGGTGGCCCTGACCACCCCCGAGGACGTGGACAGCTTTCTGACAGCCTATCCGCTGGCCGCCGTGTTCAAGGCGGGAACCTGCCACAAGACCATGCAGGGCTTCGGGGTGCTGGAGACCTTCTTGCAACGCCACGACCTGCCGGTGGGCTTTATCCGGGTGGTGGACTGGCGCCCGGCGAGCAACCACGTGGCCGAGCGCACCGGCATCCAGCACCACAGCCCGCAGCTGATCCTCTTTCGTGACGGGCAGCCGCAGTTCGAGGTCAACAACTGGGACATCACGCCTGAGGCGCTCGCGCCGGTCTTCGAGGCCCAGGTGCCCCGGCGCAGCGCCGAGGGGACGGTGGCGACCGACGACAACGTCGAGCCGTACCGCCAGCTGATGCGCGCGTACCTGGACGGTCAGCTGAGCGAGTGGGCCTTTCAAGACCAGTACGTGACTCTGTTCCGCGACGACGCGTCCCTGCGCAGCCAGCGCGAGTTCGAGGCGCTCTCGCGCCTGTTCGGGGACCCCGACGCCTACCACGGCGGCCTGCACCAGCTTGGGGCGCCCCAGGAGCGCGGCGACCTCAGGGCGCGGGTCCAGGCGCTGCTGGCTGATCTCGGCTGA
- a CDS encoding HAMP domain-containing protein translates to MKYTVVIRQPVPDELRPRLEEQLVERFGLSPEQAQRLASRRAGRLMKPTGRARADLLLRVFESVGAQAALEEVRDETSLMTTPFEGTPPPAPFQVAPSAAAPDLTDDALLAPDPRPSPGEGADFAAPFAAQAADPFGPPALGGDPFAAPVAVGAVAAAPVPVAVGMGSSVLGTAPGTVTSAAPAARPAAGAASGSPASDDIWSDFTGALTVGEAAAPPVAAPGGDAEAFLAVADTERGTAGGRRRSLARQMLLASVAPLGVATTLALVTLSVLLPSAQQQVIQQNAQALAVAVGTSLDTRDQETVNAQLNALLTRSDVGFVRVELPDGTTYFRSQRPQLDGTLQGRVATFVGENPDSGTFVSSGSPADAYREQLEQLEAVGAGQSAQARELRTQIENPENQTSARASYIVSRLAVVETEDGQRTTAAASENGSDLLYRIAVGVDSTGASTRLRNTLLLVLGISLLAAAAAAALTLRTTRRIVQPIENLVKAAEAISMGDLSRPVQVGRNDEIGDLAQALERMRLSLESAMERLRRRKRG, encoded by the coding sequence ATGAAGTACACGGTCGTGATCCGCCAACCCGTTCCCGACGAACTGCGTCCGCGCCTGGAAGAGCAGCTGGTCGAGCGCTTCGGCCTGTCGCCCGAGCAGGCGCAGCGCCTCGCCTCACGCCGCGCGGGCCGCCTGATGAAACCCACCGGCCGCGCCCGCGCCGATCTGCTGCTGCGCGTCTTCGAGAGCGTGGGCGCCCAGGCCGCGCTGGAGGAGGTGCGCGACGAGACCAGCCTGATGACCACCCCCTTCGAGGGCACGCCGCCGCCCGCGCCCTTCCAGGTGGCCCCCAGCGCCGCCGCGCCCGACCTCACGGACGACGCGCTGCTGGCCCCCGACCCCCGGCCTTCCCCCGGGGAGGGCGCCGACTTCGCTGCCCCCTTTGCCGCGCAGGCCGCCGATCCCTTCGGCCCCCCGGCCCTGGGTGGCGACCCCTTCGCGGCTCCGGTCGCGGTGGGCGCGGTGGCGGCCGCGCCGGTCCCGGTCGCCGTGGGAATGGGCAGCAGCGTCCTGGGGACCGCTCCGGGCACGGTCACGTCAGCGGCGCCCGCCGCGCGCCCGGCAGCGGGCGCCGCGTCCGGCAGCCCGGCCAGCGACGACATCTGGTCGGACTTTACCGGCGCCCTGACGGTGGGCGAGGCCGCCGCGCCGCCGGTGGCCGCCCCGGGCGGGGACGCCGAGGCGTTCCTGGCGGTGGCCGACACCGAACGGGGGACGGCGGGAGGACGGCGCCGCAGCCTTGCCCGCCAGATGCTGCTGGCGTCGGTGGCGCCGCTGGGCGTCGCGACCACGCTGGCGCTCGTCACCCTGTCGGTGCTGCTGCCCAGCGCGCAGCAGCAGGTGATTCAGCAAAATGCCCAGGCGCTCGCGGTGGCGGTGGGCACCAGCCTGGACACCCGCGACCAGGAGACGGTGAACGCGCAGCTCAACGCGCTGCTGACCCGCTCGGACGTGGGCTTCGTGCGAGTGGAGTTGCCCGACGGCACGACCTACTTCCGCAGCCAGCGGCCGCAGCTCGACGGCACCCTGCAAGGGCGGGTCGCGACCTTCGTGGGCGAGAACCCCGACTCGGGCACCTTTGTCAGCAGCGGCAGTCCTGCCGACGCCTACCGCGAGCAGCTGGAGCAGCTGGAGGCGGTGGGGGCAGGCCAGTCGGCCCAGGCCCGCGAACTGCGGACCCAGATCGAGAACCCCGAAAACCAGACCAGCGCCCGCGCGAGCTACATCGTGAGCCGCCTGGCGGTGGTCGAGACCGAAGACGGCCAGCGCACCACCGCCGCCGCCAGCGAGAACGGCTCGGACCTGCTCTACCGCATCGCGGTGGGGGTGGACAGCACCGGGGCCTCCACCCGGCTGAGAAACACCCTGCTGCTGGTGCTGGGCATCTCGCTGCTGGCGGCGGCGGCCGCAGCGGCCCTGACCCTGCGGACCACCCGCCGCATCGTGCAGCCGATCGAGAACCTCGTCAAGGCCGCCGAGGCGATCAGCATGGGCGACCTCTCGCGCCCCGTGCAGGTGGGCCGCAACGACGAGATCGGGGACCTCGCCCAGGCCCTCGAACGGATGCGCCTGAGCCTGGAGTCCGCGATGGAACGCCTGCGCCGCCGCAAGCGCGGGTAA
- a CDS encoding PH domain-containing protein, translating into MPQAVPLAPPDASPALRLVMLGVPLLLMGLAFVPDPDWPGIHWDLLALGALLAALFGLAPRRLAYTLTPDALVIRRVLGRTTLPYAGMRARRSAGRLGVRTFGTGLPGYLTGRFTFGPDPRSQVRAAATRGEGGVVVEVGGAAHFLTPADPAAFLSALEARGAAVSP; encoded by the coding sequence ATGCCTCAAGCTGTCCCCCTCGCCCCGCCGGACGCCTCACCCGCCCTGCGGCTGGTCATGCTGGGCGTCCCGTTGCTGCTGATGGGCTTGGCCTTCGTGCCCGACCCCGACTGGCCGGGCATTCACTGGGACCTGCTGGCCCTGGGTGCTCTGCTCGCGGCCCTGTTCGGGCTGGCCCCCCGCCGCCTGGCCTACACCCTGACGCCAGACGCGTTGGTGATCCGGCGGGTGCTGGGCCGCACCACGCTGCCCTACGCCGGGATGCGGGCGCGGCGCAGCGCGGGCCGGCTGGGCGTGCGGACCTTCGGCACGGGGCTGCCGGGCTACCTGACGGGGCGTTTCACCTTCGGGCCTGATCCACGTTCGCAGGTGCGTGCGGCGGCGACCCGGGGTGAAGGGGGCGTCGTGGTCGAGGTGGGAGGCGCAGCGCACTTTCTGACGCCCGCCGATCCCGCCGCGTTCCTGAGCGCACTGGAGGCGCGCGGCGCGGCGGTCTCCCCGTGA
- a CDS encoding HNH endonuclease, producing MARRRPDPTWPPPPPEPARCALCGRATPLLTEHHLVPRSQGRRRGLKVQALPTAWLCPPCHKFLHRTFTNAELAGEYASVDALLGHEDVRRFVAWLRTQPASKGVRVR from the coding sequence ATGGCCCGCCGCCGCCCTGACCCCACCTGGCCTCCGCCGCCCCCCGAACCCGCCCGCTGTGCGCTGTGCGGGCGGGCGACCCCGCTGCTCACCGAGCACCATCTGGTGCCCCGGTCCCAGGGACGGCGCCGGGGCCTCAAGGTGCAGGCGCTGCCCACCGCGTGGCTGTGCCCGCCCTGCCACAAGTTCTTGCACCGGACCTTCACGAACGCCGAGCTGGCGGGAGAGTACGCCAGCGTGGACGCGCTGCTGGGGCATGAGGACGTGCGGCGCTTCGTGGCGTGGTTGCGCACTCAACCTGCGAGCAAGGGGGTGCGGGTGCGGTGA
- a CDS encoding DUF1517 domain-containing protein: MPTFSPRPLLPRAVSPRPAAPRFLRGALTLLALLALALAAFTLLGDAAAQSGGGFGGSTGGSSGGGFGGGGGGGFGGGFGGGYGGGYSGGYGGGYAGPIIVGGGSGYYGGGGFGLIGLLVFGLLVFSVVGFMRRSLGGGGGARGLGGLGAVSGTAQAVSVQLLLAEGDEVKRALQRVARSGDPDSNEGLARMLQEAALVLLRHPERWVYGNVERAQGGASSADSQVGAWATEARAAFTEQTTSNYQNRDVNSGFEQRSDYTFQKDGTDLYLAVTIAVAAHALGNLPPAGVTTAQEARAALSAISSVAPGDLIRSEVVWSPDAEGEFLSEDEAIQKYPKMTKL, from the coding sequence ATGCCGACCTTCTCGCCGCGCCCCCTCCTGCCCAGGGCCGTGTCACCGCGCCCCGCCGCGCCGCGCTTCCTCCGGGGCGCCCTGACCCTGCTCGCCCTGCTGGCCCTGGCCCTGGCCGCGTTCACCCTGCTCGGGGACGCGGCCGCGCAGTCGGGCGGCGGCTTCGGGGGCAGCACCGGCGGCAGCTCGGGGGGCGGCTTCGGCGGGGGCGGCGGCGGCGGGTTTGGCGGGGGGTTCGGGGGCGGGTATGGCGGCGGCTACAGCGGGGGGTACGGGGGCGGCTACGCCGGGCCGATCATCGTGGGGGGCGGCAGCGGCTACTACGGGGGAGGCGGCTTCGGGTTGATCGGGCTGCTGGTGTTCGGGTTGCTGGTCTTCAGCGTGGTGGGCTTCATGCGCCGCAGCCTGGGCGGGGGCGGCGGGGCACGCGGGTTGGGCGGGCTGGGCGCCGTGAGCGGCACCGCGCAGGCGGTCAGCGTGCAGCTGCTGCTGGCCGAGGGCGACGAGGTCAAGCGCGCCCTCCAGCGGGTGGCCCGCAGCGGCGACCCCGACAGCAACGAGGGCCTGGCCCGGATGCTTCAGGAGGCCGCGCTGGTGCTGCTGCGTCACCCCGAGCGCTGGGTCTACGGCAATGTCGAGCGCGCGCAGGGCGGGGCCAGCAGCGCCGACAGCCAGGTGGGGGCCTGGGCGACCGAGGCCCGCGCCGCCTTTACCGAACAGACCACCAGCAACTACCAGAACCGCGACGTGAACAGCGGCTTCGAGCAGCGCAGCGACTACACCTTCCAGAAAGACGGCACCGACCTTTACCTGGCGGTGACCATCGCGGTCGCGGCCCACGCCCTGGGAAACCTGCCCCCGGCGGGCGTGACCACGGCCCAGGAGGCCCGCGCGGCCCTGAGCGCCATCAGCAGCGTGGCGCCCGGCGACCTGATTCGCAGCGAGGTCGTCTGGAGTCCGGACGCCGAGGGCGAATTTCTCAGCGAGGACGAGGCGATCCAGAAATATCCCAAGATGACCAAGCTGTAG
- a CDS encoding YtxH domain-containing protein produces MSNRHDSHFPVKRLLLLGLLVGAGAYYFSREQNRKALDQKLADLGLKDAAENVGESVTQGWEKTKDAATSAGHVLADKAGEVKEAVQQGGAQAGMDRAREVAGEAGAALKGAAAEAGDAARDVAEKAKDQGQAVGQQVADQAQQVKQDAQKTAAQAGEQAAAKAQDLKQEARAGAADVKADLKDAAQSAQSKANEAKHSGQQAAQAAAQGLRDAKQDAKEAGREVKGEAQGAKNDTQRIVQDVINQTQRNAENAKTDVKSAVKDAERKM; encoded by the coding sequence ATGTCTAACCGTCATGACAGCCACTTTCCGGTCAAACGTCTGCTGCTGCTGGGGCTGCTGGTCGGCGCGGGCGCGTACTACTTCAGCCGCGAGCAAAACCGCAAGGCGCTCGACCAGAAGCTCGCGGACCTGGGCCTCAAGGACGCCGCCGAGAACGTGGGCGAGAGCGTGACCCAGGGCTGGGAGAAGACCAAGGACGCCGCCACCAGCGCCGGACACGTCCTGGCCGACAAGGCGGGCGAGGTCAAGGAGGCCGTGCAGCAGGGCGGCGCGCAGGCCGGGATGGACAGGGCCAGGGAGGTGGCCGGCGAGGCGGGCGCCGCCCTCAAGGGGGCCGCTGCCGAGGCGGGAGACGCCGCCCGCGACGTGGCCGAAAAGGCCAAGGACCAGGGTCAGGCGGTGGGCCAGCAGGTGGCGGATCAGGCCCAGCAGGTGAAGCAGGACGCCCAGAAGACGGCGGCCCAGGCGGGCGAACAGGCCGCCGCCAAGGCCCAGGACCTCAAGCAGGAGGCCCGGGCGGGCGCCGCAGACGTGAAGGCCGACCTCAAGGACGCCGCCCAGAGCGCCCAGTCCAAGGCCAACGAGGCCAAGCACAGCGGTCAGCAGGCGGCCCAGGCGGCGGCGCAGGGCCTCAGGGACGCCAAGCAGGACGCGAAGGAGGCGGGCCGCGAGGTCAAGGGGGAGGCGCAGGGCGCCAAGAACGACACCCAACGCATCGTGCAGGACGTGATCAACCAGACCCAGCGCAACGCCGAGAACGCCAAGACCGACGTGAAAAGCGCCGTCAAGGACGCCGAACGCAAGATGTGA
- the clpS gene encoding ATP-dependent Clp protease adapter ClpS, whose product MTRRDGGGEGRTPDGQTQTLERTATTRPRLYRVLLLNDDYTPMEFVVMVLERYFRKAEGEAQLIMLAVHHKGQGVAGVYTRDVAETKVAQVTAHARREGHPLRLLAEPEAGEGRGET is encoded by the coding sequence ATGACGCGCAGGGACGGCGGCGGCGAGGGCCGCACTCCAGACGGGCAGACGCAGACGCTGGAGCGCACGGCCACCACCCGGCCCCGGCTTTACCGGGTGCTGCTGCTCAACGACGACTACACGCCGATGGAGTTCGTGGTGATGGTGCTGGAGCGCTACTTCCGCAAGGCGGAGGGGGAAGCGCAGCTCATCATGCTGGCGGTGCACCACAAGGGGCAGGGGGTGGCCGGGGTCTACACCCGCGACGTGGCCGAGACCAAGGTCGCGCAGGTCACGGCCCACGCCCGCCGGGAGGGCCACCCGCTGCGGCTGCTGGCCGAGCCGGAGGCGGGCGAAGGAAGAGGAGAGACATGA